Within Runella rosea, the genomic segment GCGCGGCTCTTTTTTTCTTTTTTTGCCATTGAAAACCTCAAGGCTATTCATATTTATCTTCCCATCCGCCGCCAAAATGAAGTAGATACGTTTCCCATCATTTACACAATTCAGGAGAAATACCTTCATAATCAGGTGGTTGTTCCCCGGGCATTGCCTGAAACGAGCGAAATGGAACATTACCAATGGCTCCCCGACATGAAACTCCAACTCAACAAATGGGGAATTTTAGAACCCGACCCCACCTGCAATTTGCAGTATGCCGTTACGGGTATTGATTTGGTCATTTTACCACTGTTGGCTTTTGACCGCAACGGTTACCGTGTAGGTTACGGCCGGGGTTTTTATGATCGTTTTTTGGCCCAATGCCGCCCCAATGTCATTAAAGTGGGCATTTCGTTGTTTGACCCTATCCTCAAAATCGACGACATTGATTCGTTTGATATCCAGATGGATTATTGCATTACCCCTACGCAAATTTGGCAGTGGTAACCCGCTACTTTTCCTCTCTGCGGCTTTGTGTGATTTATTGGAGAAGCATTTTTTCAAAATCTCCCCCTTCTTTTTACCATTTTGACAACCAACAAAGCCCTTTTTTGCAAAAAAGATATTTTTTTCTTGGTAAGTTTTAAAGTTTACCTTTATTTTGCACCCACATTTTTATCGTCACTGTGAACACAAAGAAATCTAAATAGACACGCGGAGCCTGATGGGATATTGACCCCACCATGCCAGCGTGTTTGTCCTGATTCTTAACCTTCACGGTGACGATTTTTTTATGTACCATTGTCAACTTTAATTTAACTCAAACAAAAGCAAACCAATGAAAATCGCAGTAGTAGGCGCTACCGGTTTGGTAGGCAGCGAAATCCTCAAAGTACTCGAAGAGC encodes:
- a CDS encoding 5-formyltetrahydrofolate cyclo-ligase gives rise to the protein MTKQELRRLFSNRRQALTHAQVAEGSQAIARLFFSFFAIENLKAIHIYLPIRRQNEVDTFPIIYTIQEKYLHNQVVVPRALPETSEMEHYQWLPDMKLQLNKWGILEPDPTCNLQYAVTGIDLVILPLLAFDRNGYRVGYGRGFYDRFLAQCRPNVIKVGISLFDPILKIDDIDSFDIQMDYCITPTQIWQW